TGACAAGGAGGAGAAAGACCGTACTCTTTTCAACCCTTCTCCAGATGTGGGCTTGACGCTCAACGAACTGAAAGATGCCCACTGGCTCTATGACACCCCTGGCATCATGAGAGAGCATGACGTGAGCTACATTCTGCTTCCGCTTGGCGCCACTGCTGGCTGTTACGCCGGGCTAAAACGACTTCAATGTGGCCAGTATAATTGTTGTCTCATAGATTACAGTGCAGCTCATAATGGAACCCTGTACCTTCCTAATTGAAACAGCGTGTATACATGTTGCAGCTGTTCACTAGCACTAGGAGAGAACACTGCTGACTAATTAATACCACTCAACTTAGTTTCCCTTCTGATGCAAGAGGGTTGGTAGATACAAAAAGTACCTTTGCATGTCCTCTGGGGGAACACGGTGTGCCTttctatttatttatcctattacTAGGCTATACCACAAAGTATAATTTGCACAAGCAGGATGCCATGATACATTTATGCACACTGCAATAGAACAGAATTATCTATAAAGTGGTCACTGCAGTAGATTTATGACTGGTTTATTATTGCATTGTACCACTCTCGTAAGGGGTTTCTTACAAGAAAAGCCCAGACTAGTGTTGAACAATGCCAACCATTCAGCTCATAATCTTCTGTTCATTGCTATAAACCAAGGCAAAgtgccccccacccccctttctcactctctcatgCTTGATAGGTCCTCAATCTGTTGACTGAGCAGGTTAAGATGGTTGTGCCCACACAAGCCATCGTACACAGGACGTTTGTGTTGAAAACTGGAATGTTGCTGTTCCTGGGAGCTCTAGGACGAATTGATTACCTTCAGGTGAATGCCTTCTTTCATTATTAAACATTGACATCAAAACAATGGTGCACACTTTTGTCTTTATGACAGACATATTATTAACTGCTGGTTCTTAGTCATTGCTTCTAACCGAGTCTCAATTCACATCACCAGTGTGGACAAGGCTGACCGCATCTATCAGAAGCATGCTGGTCAAATCCTGCTGGGGTTAAGTTGATGCTGCTTGCTCTACTCTACTCAGTTAATAAATTAAAATATCTTTCTCAAGTGCTACTACAAACACATTTACAAATAATGTTATCAACATGAAGAACTGTGTGAATAGGTACCAATGGGTTGAGAAGAACCCATGAAGGAATTCCCCCCCTCTAGTCTCCAAAGAGTTTGAGCTGAAGGGGCAGGGCTTTCAGAAAGCCAGCCCTGATATTAAGATGTCCTCTGTGGGTAATACACACATAATTACAAATTGATCAACCAGATGACCCAAGATTGTCCTTTTTTCAAAAGAGGCAGGTGCTATTGATACATTTATTCTGTTCTTAGGTTGGGTGGCAGTGACAGGAGTGGAGGGGAACCGTTTCCTGCTGCGTGCCCATGCTCCAGAGGGTACAGGGCTCTCCTTGAGTAGTCCACCTCTACTCCCCAACATCGTTAATCCTGAAGGGAGAGCACATCAACACATCAGTCTGTTGCTTATAAGACCAGGAAACCCCAGGGCCTGGTGGACACCAGCCTGTCCTACATAGGCGCAGAGAGgctcaatttgaagaaagaattAAGTGCGTAAAATCTAAATGGAACAACGTGCATTTTTAAAAGGCTTTTTGTACTCAATGTCTAATGTTGATACTGTACTTTAAGCTTGTGGATGGTTTTCAGCTCTGGGTTTTGCAACATTGTAAATGTAATGATTGTAAATACCCTACATATAAACAGCTGTCGTTATTTATCGATGTGTAGGCTGCTTAAATTTACAATGTTTTCATTACATTTAGACAGCAGGCACCTTTAGTGTATATTATTAAACATATCAGTAACTGCTGAAAAGATAAGAAATGGGAAGGAATCACACACCAACAGGCCAACTTTTATTAAAAAGTGTAGAGCAGAAAATGGTACAGGATGCATTGTTTTAAACTGCACAAAGTGGTTTTTAAAACAGCCAATTGTTTTCAAAAAGTCTTAGGGACAACGGCCAATAACTCCCCACTTTGGTGAAGGTATTAATAGAAGTTAGTTGTCAATTATGTTGAAAGAGTACATTTCTTCACTAACTGCAAATGACAGGTATAAGCtaacagtaaaaaaaataaaaatagcctGGGCATGTATTTTCTTTAATCGCTGAACACAACCGGCGCTTATTTGAGCCAGGCTTCTATTTCCTAATGCACACAGCTTTTCCTCAATAAAATGTTGTAAAGACTACCACACTGTTTGTGACCAGTATAAACATAATAACAAATCCATCACAGATCAGACTAGCAAAGGCTGCATATCAAACACCCCAAATTCACCCTTCAGCAACATTCATTTAATGTAGTTTTTTCTTTTTGGTGGCGACATGGCTAGCAACAATGacagaataaaaataaataattaatgcACATGGGAATATCGTAAGGAATTCATTAGACCCGGGAATTCATTTGAAACATGCGTTTATTTGCTGAAACGTGCGCCGATTCACAGCTATTAAAATGAACATGCGGCTGGCAATTTGAGACTCAGCATTTAATTGAAGTTTTATGGTACATATGATTACAATGTGAATGCAAAATGGTTACAATGACTGAAATACAGTTCTTATCCACTAACAAGCACAATACAGTAAGTGAACAAAGAGATAAAAGGTGTACATTTACAGTGCTACGGAATCTAACTGTCTAGATAGGGTTCCCTGGGAAACTGCATTTATAGACCGGTTCAAGAGCACGTCGGCTAAATTGGACCAGTTTCCCAGGGAACCCTGGTATAGTATGTTCCTTCCAATAGTCAGGATACTCAAGACATACATCTTTATAATTCTATATCTTCTCACTTTGGCATCACACCCAAAATATATTGCACTGAATTTACTAAGAGTACACAtggcatttttttattttattagctCAGTCTAACAATCACCTCATAGTACAGAAAACTAAATGCATATGAATTAAGTATTTCACAGGCTACGCTTTGGAAGTACAATTCTGTAAAAACAGATGAGTGGGGTAATAAAAACATCAACAGTCAGAGAAATCAAACAATTACAACTAAACCTCAAGGAATGGTTATAAAGATAGACATGATGTAACAACAATATACTTGAAATCAGAACTCTTACAGTGTACAAAGAATGTGACTCAATTAACAGAAACCTACACTGTTAATATgcaaaaacataaaatactgaTTGTCGAAGGCACTgaagagtaaaaaaaaaagaagaaaatgtAGAACTACGGGCATCTTCGCAGGCTcaactgtaaaaaaataaaaatatcttTGGACTTTTTCTGAATCAGATACAAAACTGATAATGGTGTGTTCAAACTTCCATTTCACAACTTGTTTTCAATGTTAGCTGTCTATTCTGTCAGTGATAGCAACATAGTTTCTGTTTTATACCACCCAGAAAAACTCTATCCATATCTTAAGTTCGAGAGGGCTACAAATGTCAAGGTCCAGTAGGCTGACACTAGGAACACCCTACCTTCCACAGAGTTGTGCATTTATTAATGAGTAGTATGAGTTTTTTTGTATGACTACATTTACTTGGATATTCAAAAAGTGACAACATATTTCAAACATTAACTCAAGAAACAATTCTATACACATTTCGCCACCATTGTACCGGattaaccaaaaaaaaaaaaactcaattTCATAGTTCATCAATTTGAGTGTAAGTCAAGTTTTTTTGTAATTAAGAGATTTTTTTATAATTAGTCCATTGTGAAGATTGATCATTGATTTAtacaatgtttaaaaaaaatctctatTGATGTCAATAAAAAGAGAAATTAAAGTAGTTGTCAAGTGCTCCCTAAATGGTGGAGTGGACAACTTACACGTGTGCCGACTTTGAACATGCAGCCCTCTTCCCCATTTAAGGCACAGACCACTTCACTGGAGTGGACTCACACAACAGGACCACCTGGGTCCTTCTAATATAATCCCCGTGTGAATGAAGGGGTTTCTTTGGTACTTCATTGAAAAAGTGTACCACTTCCTTTCATAATAGATGTACTATTGTTGTTCAACAGGGCTGAtggataaaaatacaaaaaactgGTGCAACTCGTCTCTTGGTGGCTTCTTCTAATACAGAAACTCAACCGGCAAGGTGTAGCGATTTCTTGACTATCAACCACTATATATGTAAGATATATACAATGCTATTTGATTTTAGATACCAGTAGTTGAATAACCATATGAGATTTACAAGTATTCTGAGATTTACAAGCAACAAAATTAATATCCCATATTTTCTTTGATGGGTGTTTCAGCCAAATGCCAAACAATGAACTTTTTTAGGGGGCCACTTCACGTATTAACTCACATATCCTTTATGATTTAAATTAAAGGCATCCCATCATGTTTGAAAAAAAGAACTGTAGAATTAATAGTCAAAATGTCTGGGAACCAATCCGTGAAAGCCCAGACACCAATAATCAAATTAACTAGTCGGCCTAAAACTGTATTACAATGGCTGTCAGAGTTTTAGGCATACCATATAATATTTTATACAGTACTTACTAGTGAGCACTAATGCAAGGTAACTGAATATGTAGTGTCAACATGTTTACACAGACAATTATGTTTTATAACAGGTAGAAAGGGTAAAACAAGAATACACTGCTGAAACTGATTAAAATGGGATAAATCAAAGCCCCCTGCTCTGCAGTCACTCACTGGTCCAGCTTGGATGCATTGTCAAGATAGTACACATTCACCAGGTGGCGATTCAGGTGCCGACGGTACTCCACCTCCAAGGGGAAGGTACGGTCGCAGAAAATACACATGTGACTCTTGAGTTCAGTTGGAGTCGGAATCTCTTCTGTGGGAGTTTCAGGGTCATTGGCCAGTTTGCCTGCGGCAGCGGCCAGTCCGTTGAGCCCCGAGTCGTCGCTGCCCTCCGAGGCGCTATCACTGATCTCACTTCCTCCGTCATGGCTGTGGATGCCCTCGTCCTCTTCAGTTTCGGTAGGCTTTCCTCTTGGCCTAGGGAGCTCCAGGGAGggtgttgttggtgttgatgGTTCTCCCTGTGGCCGTCTGAAATCGGGAGAGCCGTCAATTTCTGTGGGAGATGGGGACTCGTCTTCAGGAGTAGGAGTTTCCTCTGAATGGTCGGCGACCTTAGCCTGCTCAGTCTGTGGAGTTGTGTCCTGAGATGTAGAGGTATGCATAGCGGGGACAGTCTCCTGGTCAGACGCCTTCTGCTCTCCCTGTAAAACTGTTGGCTGAAGCTTTGTAGCTGGACCCTTTTTGTTTTCAGGGAGGCTAATAGGGGTCTCAATGATGGAACACCCCTTGTTCTCACTGGAAGCCTCGGTCTCTTCATAGCTTGCTTCTGTCTTGTTGCTCTTTTTCACAGTCGAGTTCATAATCTGGTTTGCTGGGTTCTCCTGTTCTGACACTGGGCAAGGCTCAGTCGTCATGCTTTGGCAGATACTGGCTTTTGATTGTGACTTGTGACCAGCCTTGATTTTTAACCGTTTGGCCTTTATGTTGGTGCAGGGCTCCTCAGGAGATTCCTTCATTGATAAGTCCAAGGCCTCTGCAGCCTTTCTCTTTAGCGGCTTCGTCCTGCTCTTCTCTCCCTGTTTTTCCACTGGTGCGTCCAGACTTTGAGGTGCTTTTGCAACAGTCTTATCAACCACTTTCTTAATTTTTTTAGAAGGACTCTTCTTagattttgttgtgtttttgttctcttttccttcactctcaTTCTTCAGTGTTCCCAGCTGCTCTTTTTTCTCCTTCTCCAGCTTCTTGTTTTCCTCCTTCACTTTCTCCATATTTTCCCTCTCCAGCATGTCTTTCTCTAACGTCTCCTTGACTGATTTCTCCTTCTCAACATCGTCCTCTTCCAAACTCGCCTTTTGAACTTTTTCCACAGTTTCCTTTATTTCACTCTTATCCTGAACACTCGTTTTCCCCTTCATCTGTTTTTTGGGACGTCTCTTAACTTTATAACCTGTGGTTTGAACTGCAGCTGCTGTCTCCTTCAGGGTAACATGCTGCTTTGTATTCTCACTGCTCATCTCTGTACTCTTGCGTTTCAGTGTTACCTTTTTCTCTACCTTGTCCTTTGCCTCTGCCTTGTCCTTTGCCTTTTTAGGTGTCTCTTTGACAGGGGAGACACAACATTTCTTGTGGGTCTTGTCTGTTGCTACACTTTCTGCAGCTTGAAGAGGGCCGGGATTGCTGCTCTTCTTGGTTGAGAGATTGATATGGCTTGATTGTTTATCAGCTCCAGAGATATCTggtctctcctccatgtcctcctcCTCATCAATTGCAGACAGCTCAAACTTTGCAATTCCATTCACGATGGTGTACTCATCAGCGAATTCATCAGAATCAGGTTTCTTGACACGCAGCTTGACCTTTGACACATCCATTGCAATCTGTGGGCAGCCGGGATGTCTGGATTTGATGTGATACTGCAGGTTACACTTCTTGGATGCGGCGTACTTGCAGACAGGACAAAGGAACTGACGCGGGTTGAGGTGGAGCTCCACATGCTTCTTGTAGTTGCTGCGATCAGCCGTCTTGTATGGACAGTGGGGGCAGCACAGGGGCTTGGGCCCATTGTGAACCTGTCTGGAATGGCGTGTCACCTCATGCTGATTGGCAGCCAGGTAGTTGCAGCGGTCACATTTGAAAGGCCTTTCACCTGTCAAGAAAAGCAATGTGGAAAATGCTCAGGTTACAGACATTTTAACTGATATTAAACTTCAATGGGAACACTGGCTCACATTTCATGCAGGGAAGATGGACCAGAGTAAGGAAAGACAAGCAACAATTACAGGTCGAACACTAAGCATCTCACAGCACGTATCGCAAACCACTTTACCGTTCTTATCCAAAACCATCTGCTCCAGCGAATGCAACAAAGGAGAAAAAGTTGACTATGAGAGGAAAGCAAAACAGAGACCTATATCTATGCACAATCAATTATGTGTGTAATTTCTGCTACATGCTAGAAATATGTACCGTCAGGCTTTTTTGTCATGTAGCCTGTGTTAGACACTCACCCGAGTGGGTTCTCATATGCCTGGTAAGATGGGTCTTCTGGGAGCTTGAGTACTCACAGTACGGACATCGAAAAGGACGCTCCCCTACAGCAGCAAAAACAGAGTTAGCTATACTGTTAAAAACACTCATAACGTTGACCATTAAGTGCATTCTTGGAGTGAAAAGGTTCTGTTTGACATACCTGTGTGGGTGCGGATATGCTGCACGTAGTTGTTCTTACGGTCCGAGAAATAGCAGCACTGGTTGCAGGTGAAGAGCTTACTGGGGAAATGGTTCCTGAGGTGCTTCCTCCAGTGGTACTGGCTGACGGTGGTATAAGTGCAGATGGTGCATTTGTAGACCCTCTGGTCGTCGCCCTCCTTTTCGTGGTGCTTGAGGTGAGCCATGTAATGGTCGTAGCGGTTGGTGTTGTAGCCGCAGCGCTCACAGCGGATCACCCCTTTGTTGTTGGCCCCACCATCACCGTTCTCCACCTCTTGATCTGGTCCCGCTAAAGTCTCTTTTGCCCGTGCCTTATCCCCCTCCACGCGTTTCACCACGATCATCCTATTGGCGCTGTGGATTTGGATGTGGGTTACAAACTCCTCCTCTCGCTGGGCCTGGTAGTTGCAGGGTTTACAGAAGAAGGGTTTCTTCTTCTTAGCTGACTCCATGATCATGCCCAGAGGGGTTGAAGGGGTAAAAGGGGTGGGAGGGCTAGAAGGGCGCTGTTCAGAGGGTTTGGACAGGTCCAGCCCTTCTTCCTCTTCTACTTCATTGTCAATCTCCTCAACCTGGGAAAGGGCCACCCGTGGAGACTCTGGGTAGTCTAcaatacacatctctctctcatggcTATCGTAACTGTATCTGATGATGTTCTCGTCTTCACTATCGGAGTAGCTGCTGCTGCCGACGGTTTGAAGCTCCATCATCTCCTTCCCTTCTGTTGGATTTTCACAGGCTACGTTGGCGAGCATGACCAGCTGTGGGGCCGGCAGCTCATTCTGTGGAAGCTCAGCCAACCCCTGGGCATCCTCCACCATGGGCATGCCAGCTGAGGTGGCATACATGACCAACCCCATTGGATATACCGTCTGAGAAGCCATGCTGGGAGGGCTGTGGTTGTGGGGGAGGAGAGCAGAACCAGAGGTCATGGTCATTGATCAAACAACTTCAAATAAGATATGTTAAATTACATTTGTTTTCATTACAGAACTAACATTTTTGTAGTAGTAGTCACAGAGAGTATGAGTTTTAACAGGCCTTTAATTCAGGACTTCATCAATCTTTTGAACGTTTATCACATAGGCCACTCAGTCACACATCAGTCCCACGTCATCAAAATGATATGGCTTGCAAGTTTTCCAAGCAACTACCAACCAGGGACATACCATGTAAGTTAATGTCACTGTTCCTTCTCTGAATTAGTCATTTGGTATTCATATCATAGTTGGAAAGTGCAGGATGTTTTTATAATAATCCAGGAATGGTGGACACAATAAAGAAAAAACAAATGTCATCAATCCAAGtgtcaaaataaataaaagggaAGTATGCTAAACCTATACAATTTCAGAACACTTTCATCATGTAATTGATTCCTTATCTAGATTTATTCATGTCTTCATGCAGTCTGCTGTACATATCAATGTGATGAACCAGTATATAACAGATGACAATGTTGTATCCATtcttaatttgtaaaaaataatatttatCCAGACTATTTCATACTTAAAATTTAaccaattaaataaaaaataagagtTTTTTCCCCCataaatatatttaaatgtttAGCACAAAACTACCAAGAATATTCCACCACTTCTAAATGTATGTTTCATTGTGGACCTACGTCATGTATTTTACTTTAACACAGTGCCTTGGGAAACCCCATAGTGTCCTAGTCCTGTGTTTGCATGCACAGAAATGTGTGTTCGGCCATTTTGAAACAGCACCACCAACTTGGTCGACAGCGCCCAAAAACTACAGTAGCCTGCCCTACATTCTAACTAGTACGCAGAGAAAATAAGAAATGGGTTGTATGATCTCAATGCGAAACAAAATATAGAGTTATAATTGACCTAAATGGTAATGATGACCAAATacgtaaaacaaataaaaaaataaacgttTTACATGTCTTTACTTTCTAACTATGAGACAAAGTGTATATACATACTTTGTCACCGTGCTGGTATTACAATAATCAAACTGAATACAATATGACTTGCAAAATAACATTTATTTGACTGCGTTATAGTCTATGTATAGTTGTAAACAAGGACTTGACCTCAGCAATACAAAGCAGAAAGTTGCAACAAAAAACCTACAGTAAAGGTTTGGGCGTGGAGAAGacaattatttatttaacaaATGGATCGATTGTAGTTAAAACGTACTTTTACCAACAATAGTATTCCACAAATCGCCATGCAAACTTGCCACGACAGGCAGAGAATGTCGCTGTCCAGCAAGGCCCTCAAAACTTCACTCGGAAAACTAGTTTTGCGGAAGAGCAAACTCCGAACAAAACGAGGTTGTTAACTTGTAAACGCTTGAAAAATGTAGCGATAATGAGTGTTGTTCGTTTTACTTTAAAaaaattgtatatatatatatcacaaatAAAGTTTGGCGTGTAAACACTTAGAAAGTTAAGAACAACGTTATGTTAGCCATGGTCCTGATATTCGTGCTGAAATCAGCCCTGGACAGCGCCTCTCCCTTTCAACAACCCCCACACTGCCTCCATTTTCAAAACTGTTCGTCAAAGTTAGTTTGTTTCACAAATTAAAACAATAGACAACAAATCTGTTAATTCCTAAATTAAACAACTCACCGTATATCTGTATCCACTCCTTGTCGGTATTCGGTCTATATTATCGATGTAATAGTACACAAACTATTCACGGAAGAAGTTTCCACACATTCCTACACATCGGCCTGGCTCCGTCTGTTTGCATGGATGGCTGACGTCAGCGCCAGCTAGTGTTTCTTCCGGGGGCTTCTTCTTTCCAAATCCCAATGTTCCAAATGGCCATACAATCTAGCAATCCGGCTATTATTAATCATTATGAGGTGATTTTTTTTAATTTAGAAACGTTTTTGGCAAAAATGTATTCCTCTTATATATAAATTAAACTAATATTAAACTAATatagagtggggcaaaaaagtatttagtcagccaccaattgtgcaagttctcccacttaaaaagatgagagaggcctgtaattttcatcataggtacacttcaactatgacagacaaaattagaaggaaaaaaatccagaaaatcacattgtaggattttttatgattttatttgcaaattatgggaatttatttgcaaattcccattcctccttgcaaaacagctcgagctcagtgaggttggatggagagcatttgtgaacagcagttttcagttctttccacagattcttgattggattcaggtctggactttgacttggccattctaacacctggatatatttatttttgaaccattccattgtagattttgctttatgtttaggatcattgtcttgttggaagacaaatctccgtcccagtctcaggtcttttgcagactccatcagggtttcttccagaatggtcctgtatttggctccatccatcttcccatcaattttaaccatcttccctgtccctgctgaagaaaagcaggcccaaaccatgatgctgccaccaccatgtttgacagtggggatggtgtgttcagggtgatgagcggtgttgcttttacgccaaaaataatgttttgcattgttgccaaaaagttcaattttggtttcatctgaccagagcaccttcttccacatgtttggtgtgtctcccaggtggcttgtggcaaactttaaacaacacgttttatggatatctttaagaaatggctttcttcttgccactcttccataaaggccagatttgtgcaatatacgactgattgttgtcctatggacagagtctcccacctcagctgtagatctctgcagttcatccagagtgatcatgggcctcttggctgcatctctgatcagtcttctccttgtatgagctgaaagtttagaggtcttggtagatttgcagtggtctgatactccttcaatttcaatattatcgcttgcacagtgctccttgggatgtttaaagcttgggaaatatttttgtatccaaatccggctttaaacttcttcacaacagtatgtcggacctgcctggtgtgttccttgttcttcatgatcccctctgcgcttttaacggacctctgagactatcacagtgcaggtgcatttatactgagacttgattacacacaggtggattatatttatcatcattagtcatttaggtcaacattggatcattcagagatcctcactgaacttctggagagagtttgctgcactgaaagtaaaggggctgaataattttgcacgcccaatatctacgtttttgatttgttaaaaagtttgaaatatccaataaatgtcgttccacttcatgattgtgtcccacttgttgttgattcttcacaaaaaaaatacagttttatatctttatgtttgaagcctgaaatgtggcaaaaggtcgcaaagttcgcaaagttcgcaaggcactgtatatattacaCTGGGGGGCACTGTATATATTACACTGGGGGGCTAACTATCTAGAATGCTCGGAACACCTGCGTGTAATGGAAGAAGGCCGCCAGAAATGTGTAAGCTGCAACTGTGATAAAGCCAGTTTAAACAGTGTACAGTAAGTGTATATTTTGCATTTCTGAAGttattttgatgtgatatgaaagtaaaGGGCTGTACTGAGAATCAATTCACGTTTAGATGGAGTATTTAGCTGTTTTGGCTGCcagagccagtctacctctgaaaATAATATGTTAAATCCTTGGACCTTAAGGAGTAACGGTAGGCTCCTTAAGAGTACATATTGGGTTACATACAATGTCTACTGCTATACACATCATTCCCAATAATACAATCACGAATGTAACATTATAATTACATATAAAGACATTTCACAAGTCAAAGTACAACGATTTTTGCATAATTCATGATGTGTTTTAAATCTTCACATTGTCGGCTTCACAACAAACAGTTGACAGCTCCAGCACCCTGATAATGCCACATTATCAGATGGTCTCATGTTTTAATTCACCATACCTGGGTTGGCTGGTCTGGTTATCTCCCCAAAACAGTCCTTAAACATTGTTTACATGATGTGTAATATATACATACAGAATGTGTAGTTTTTAGATCAGTGTAAGGGGAGAAAATAGCTTAATCTTCCTGTTTCTGTGTTTTATTACTTGGTATACTGGGGAAAACCCACACTGACCATGGGGAAAGAGCTATTGCATAAATTCCACAATGCAGGTTTGATTGAATTCTGTCCACACCAATATAATACAATACCTGGATGGGATGGTTCAAGTGATGCCCATCCTTCTGTGTAACCTCTGTATATGGGGAATGTTTCAGGAGAGGATCTACCAGGCCTAAatgcaaaataaaaaatataacatGAGAGCAACCCACACAGACTGCATTCTCCAGTCCACAGTGTACTGCTTCACAAAAACTAACTTTGGTCTGTTGGGTCCATGGTTGGGTCCAACGTCTTTTGGAGCATGCCAGGAAGCAGGCTCTAGTCTGGGCAGACATGTGCCCTCACTTGTGAAATTTGGTCTTTGCAACTGTATAGTCATGGGTCTGTTGCAAATAGAGACAGACTTTCAGGTTGATGAAAGTGTTATAAACAACTCAAAGCTTCCAGGTCATGAATTACACCAGAAGCATAGGTACAGGCGAACTTGGGGGAGTTTGCCTGTAAAAATGTAAT
This window of the Oncorhynchus keta strain PuntledgeMale-10-30-2019 chromosome 4, Oket_V2, whole genome shotgun sequence genome carries:
- the LOC118378569 gene encoding RE1-silencing transcription factor B-like — encoded protein: MASQTVYPMGLVMYATSAGMPMVEDAQGLAELPQNELPAPQLVMLANVACENPTEGKEMMELQTVGSSSYSDSEDENIIRYSYDSHEREMCIVDYPESPRVALSQVEEIDNEVEEEEGLDLSKPSEQRPSSPPTPFTPSTPLGMIMESAKKKKPFFCKPCNYQAQREEEFVTHIQIHSANRMIVVKRVEGDKARAKETLAGPDQEVENGDGGANNKGVIRCERCGYNTNRYDHYMAHLKHHEKEGDDQRVYKCTICTYTTVSQYHWRKHLRNHFPSKLFTCNQCCYFSDRKNNYVQHIRTHTGERPFRCPYCEYSSSQKTHLTRHMRTHSGERPFKCDRCNYLAANQHEVTRHSRQVHNGPKPLCCPHCPYKTADRSNYKKHVELHLNPRQFLCPVCKYAASKKCNLQYHIKSRHPGCPQIAMDVSKVKLRVKKPDSDEFADEYTIVNGIAKFELSAIDEEEDMEERPDISGADKQSSHINLSTKKSSNPGPLQAAESVATDKTHKKCCVSPVKETPKKAKDKAEAKDKVEKKVTLKRKSTEMSSENTKQHVTLKETAAAVQTTGYKVKRRPKKQMKGKTSVQDKSEIKETVEKVQKASLEEDDVEKEKSVKETLEKDMLERENMEKVKEENKKLEKEKKEQLGTLKNESEGKENKNTTKSKKSPSKKIKKVVDKTVAKAPQSLDAPVEKQGEKSRTKPLKRKAAEALDLSMKESPEEPCTNIKAKRLKIKAGHKSQSKASICQSMTTEPCPVSEQENPANQIMNSTVKKSNKTEASYEETEASSENKGCSIIETPISLPENKKGPATKLQPTVLQGEQKASDQETVPAMHTSTSQDTTPQTEQAKVADHSEETPTPEDESPSPTEIDGSPDFRRPQGEPSTPTTPSLELPRPRGKPTETEEDEGIHSHDGGSEISDSASEGSDDSGLNGLAAAAGKLANDPETPTEEIPTPTELKSHMCIFCDRTFPLEVEYRRHLNRHLVNVYYLDNASKLDQ